A region of the Caldilineales bacterium genome:
GGCAGATGCCGGTGGTCAGCTATTGACCTCGGTGGGCGGATTGCCAGGATGGGCGGATGGGGCGAATACATCGGGCAGATGCCGGTGGTCAGCTATTGACCTCGGTGGGCGGATTGCCAGGATGGGCGGATGGCAAGCAATCCCCAACTTTCTAATGCAATTTTAGATCGCGACCGGAGCGCGGCCGCGGGCTTTTTGGGGATGGCGCATCTGCATCAAGGGGATGCCAACGCCATAAGTGACGAACTCTTTCTCCGGCGTCACCTCGATCAGGCAAGAATCCGCCACCATCGCCTCGTCGGTTGCCAGATCGCGCAGGATGGCCCGCCGCAGGTCGGGTGAGGCGTCCGGCGCGGGAAAGACGCGCGCGGTTCCACAGAAGGTGATCGTGGCCGCCGGAATCTTGACCCACGGCATGATGGGTATGCGTTTGGCGATGGGAATCGTGATCGAAACATGCGGGTTGGCGCTGATGTGTCGAGCCTTCCATGTCGCTTTGCCGGTGACGATGTACAACTTACGGTCGCGCACGATGTACACGATGCCCACCGTGCGCGCCTCGCCATCGGGCGTAACCATGCCGATGACGGCAAAGAGTTCCTTTTCGATGACCTGCCAGACTTGCTCTGATGAAAGTTGAATGGGCATGTCGTCCTCCTTATCCTGCTCCCGAAGCGCCGCCGCCCGATGCCCCGGCCGCGCCCGCGGCGCCGCCGCTGCCGCTGAACGACGAATGCATCGACGCCATCACCGCCACGAACGCGGCGCCGCCATCGTCGGGCCGCAGGGCCGAGAACCAGGCGGGGATGGCCAGACCGGTCTGCTTCTGGTATCGCTTGGCCCACGGCCCGGCCTGACCGAAACCGGCGGCGTAGGGCAGATACTCGCTAAACAACTCATCGCGCAGGAGCGATTCTCTGCCCCCGGCCACACCCTTCAGATGGTGGCGGAAACTGCGCCAGGCGGCCGCCATCTGCTCGCCTTCGGCCGTCAGCGTCGAGTAGCTGGAGGCAAAGAGCACACCAATGAAGCCGAAGCCGAAAAGACCCACGCCCAGCCCGGTCAGGATGCCGACCAGCGGCAGCATCTCCCAGGTGCGGTTGCCAGCCACGGCGGCGCCCCAAATCGGGCCTACCACCAGGCCGGCCCCGCCGACCAGCATGGCCGTGACTGTCGCTGCGATCAGGCGCCGGCGTTGGCGGCGACGTGGCTCATCGACAAGCCCGGCCGCAACCATGTCGGCATCGAGCGGATCGTTGAACTGCTTCGAGCGCGAGGCCAGGCGGCTGCCGGTCTTGGATAGTTCGATCTGCTCATCCATCCCGGTGCGAGTGCGAAACAAGGCCTCCAACAGGCCAGCCTGGTGGGGGAGCAGCGCGGCATCCACA
Encoded here:
- a CDS encoding pyridoxamine 5'-phosphate oxidase family protein — protein: MPIQLSSEQVWQVIEKELFAVIGMVTPDGEARTVGIVYIVRDRKLYIVTGKATWKARHISANPHVSITIPIAKRIPIMPWVKIPAATITFCGTARVFPAPDASPDLRRAILRDLATDEAMVADSCLIEVTPEKEFVTYGVGIPLMQMRHPQKARGRAPVAI